A genomic segment from Desulfovibrio legallii encodes:
- a CDS encoding glycosyltransferase — protein sequence MRILVVSHVFPGEFGQLAAALAAAGHEVIFAAAHGRREARIPGVRHMDLRDVPLRRPPEGEEDPYGVALAGRILDRTCARARDGARRLVRLRAAGWEPQIVCCSAAHGNGLLARGLFPQAFFVVYGEWYTAPEGEAFAPQAVGNLLQAAALGESHLAFTSTDWQRTRYPEALAQRLEVWPRCVDTAFFSPPPVGAKAPEEELITFSGRGMESPQAFLRLLAGLPHLLERRPRCRAVLLSSLGEPLPQDCPPELRAALRSPRVRLLPYVPRAEYRELLRASTFYVYCNSSQTLSSGLFEAMACGLPVLATDTGAVREVLRHGQNGFLFQGAEPCNLADRVGDLLEALPGMTNLRRQARRSIEGYCALRTELPRQLNRLQEAYARWAREHKTR from the coding sequence ATGCGCATTCTGGTAGTGAGCCACGTCTTTCCCGGCGAGTTCGGGCAGCTGGCCGCGGCCCTGGCGGCCGCCGGGCACGAGGTGATTTTTGCCGCGGCCCACGGCCGGCGCGAGGCGCGCATCCCCGGCGTGCGCCACATGGACCTGCGGGACGTCCCCCTGCGCCGCCCCCCGGAAGGGGAGGAAGACCCCTACGGGGTTGCCCTGGCCGGGCGCATTCTGGACAGAACCTGCGCCCGCGCCCGCGATGGGGCGCGCCGTCTGGTCCGGCTGCGCGCCGCAGGCTGGGAACCGCAGATCGTCTGCTGCTCCGCGGCCCACGGCAACGGGCTCCTGGCGCGCGGGCTCTTTCCGCAGGCTTTTTTTGTGGTTTACGGCGAATGGTATACGGCCCCGGAAGGCGAGGCCTTCGCCCCCCAAGCCGTAGGCAATCTTCTGCAGGCCGCCGCCCTGGGCGAAAGCCACTTGGCCTTCACCTCCACGGATTGGCAGCGCACCCGCTATCCGGAGGCCCTGGCCCAGCGGCTGGAAGTCTGGCCGCGCTGCGTGGACACGGCCTTTTTTTCTCCGCCCCCGGTGGGGGCAAAAGCGCCGGAAGAAGAGCTGATCACCTTTTCCGGCCGGGGTATGGAATCCCCGCAGGCCTTTCTGCGTTTGCTCGCGGGTCTGCCCCACCTGCTGGAGCGCCGCCCCCGCTGCCGGGCGGTCCTTCTTTCCAGCCTGGGCGAGCCCCTGCCCCAAGACTGCCCGCCAGAGCTCAGGGCCGCCCTGCGCTCCCCGCGCGTGCGCCTGCTGCCTTACGTCCCCCGCGCGGAATACCGCGAGCTGCTGCGGGCCTCTACCTTCTACGTTTACTGCAATTCCTCCCAGACCCTTTCCTCCGGCCTCTTTGAGGCCATGGCCTGCGGCCTGCCCGTGCTGGCTACGGATACGGGAGCCGTGCGCGAAGTGCTGCGCCACGGGCAGAACGGCTTTCTCTTCCAGGGCGCAGAGCCTTGCAACCTGGCCGACCGGGTGGGGGATCTGCTGGAAGCCCTGCCCGGCATGACTAACCTGCGCCGCCAGGCCCGCCGCAGCATTGAGGGCTACTGCGCCCTGCGTACCGAGCTGCCCCGCCAGCTCAACCGCCTGCAGGAGGCCTACGCCCGCTGGGCGCGCGAACACAAAACGCGGTAG
- a CDS encoding FmdE family protein — MDIGAYTFEEFRRLAENFHGYAAPGLLVGGYMVELAKRQLPPGTLFEAVVESGKCLPDAVQLLTVCSTGNNRLKIHNLGRYAVSLFDKHTGEGVRVSLDPARLDQYPEIRGWFLKEKPKKDQDVPRLELEIETAGDSICKLEPVTVKRRFLGHKHMTRIVCCPLCGEAYPVEDGPVCRGCQGEAPYVLARREVAQPHPRDAGPRPAPAQRVLPVEEAVGQMLAHDMTRIVPGQFKGPEFKAGQRISVGDICRLQQMGRFHVAVVPEAAPKDTAAPVHENEAAEAFARRMAGEGVTYALPPHEGKIDFTAERDGLFCVDVERLYRFNLVPEVMAAARQDATQVKAGGPLAGTRAIPLYITRERFSQALEALEGGPLFRVLPLRKARVGILVTGTEVFQGIIEDKFIPVITAKVNMLGCSVVRTDIVPDDKAAMCAAVAAMRAAGADLLVTTGGLSVDPDDVTRQALVEAGLTDVLHGVPVLPGTMSLIGRIPAPAGAEGPDMQVMGVPACALYYKTTFLDLMLPRLLAGRSLTRAEAARLGEGGYCLACHTCTWPKCWFGK; from the coding sequence ATGGACATCGGAGCATATACGTTTGAGGAATTCCGCCGTCTTGCCGAAAATTTCCACGGCTACGCGGCCCCCGGCCTGCTGGTGGGCGGCTATATGGTGGAGCTGGCAAAACGCCAGCTGCCCCCGGGCACCCTGTTTGAGGCCGTGGTGGAATCGGGCAAATGCCTGCCCGATGCCGTGCAGCTGCTCACCGTGTGCAGCACAGGCAACAACCGCCTGAAAATCCACAATCTTGGGCGTTATGCCGTCTCGCTGTTTGATAAGCACACCGGCGAGGGCGTGCGCGTAAGCCTGGACCCCGCAAGGCTGGACCAATACCCCGAAATCCGGGGCTGGTTCCTTAAGGAAAAGCCCAAAAAGGACCAGGACGTGCCCCGCCTGGAGCTCGAAATAGAAACCGCCGGCGACAGCATCTGCAAGCTGGAGCCCGTGACGGTCAAGCGGCGCTTTCTGGGCCACAAGCACATGACCCGCATTGTCTGCTGTCCGCTCTGCGGCGAGGCTTACCCCGTGGAGGACGGCCCCGTGTGCCGCGGCTGCCAGGGCGAAGCCCCCTATGTGCTGGCCCGGCGCGAAGTGGCGCAGCCCCACCCCCGCGACGCCGGGCCCCGGCCCGCCCCTGCGCAGCGCGTGCTGCCCGTGGAGGAAGCCGTGGGGCAGATGCTCGCCCACGATATGACCCGCATTGTGCCCGGCCAGTTCAAGGGCCCGGAATTCAAGGCCGGCCAGCGCATCAGCGTGGGGGATATCTGCCGCCTGCAGCAGATGGGCCGCTTTCATGTGGCCGTTGTGCCGGAAGCCGCGCCCAAGGATACGGCCGCCCCGGTGCACGAAAACGAAGCCGCCGAAGCCTTTGCCCGCCGCATGGCCGGCGAGGGCGTGACCTATGCCCTGCCGCCCCACGAAGGCAAAATCGATTTTACTGCCGAGCGCGACGGCCTGTTCTGCGTGGATGTGGAGCGCCTCTACCGCTTCAACCTGGTGCCTGAGGTCATGGCCGCCGCCCGCCAGGATGCCACTCAGGTCAAGGCCGGCGGGCCGCTGGCGGGCACGCGGGCCATCCCTCTTTACATCACGCGCGAACGCTTCTCCCAGGCCCTGGAGGCCCTGGAGGGCGGGCCGCTCTTCCGCGTGCTGCCCCTGCGCAAGGCGCGCGTGGGCATTTTGGTTACCGGCACGGAGGTCTTCCAGGGCATTATTGAGGATAAGTTCATCCCGGTCATTACCGCCAAGGTGAACATGCTGGGCTGCAGCGTGGTCCGCACGGATATCGTGCCCGACGACAAAGCCGCCATGTGCGCTGCTGTGGCGGCCATGCGCGCTGCCGGGGCCGATCTGCTTGTCACCACCGGCGGCCTTTCTGTGGACCCGGACGACGTGACCCGCCAGGCCCTGGTGGAAGCGGGCCTCACCGACGTGCTCCACGGCGTGCCCGTGCTGCCCGGCACCATGAGCCTTATAGGCCGCATCCCCGCGCCCGCGGGCGCGGAAGGGCCGGATATGCAGGTCATGGGCGTGCCCGCCTGCGCCCTGTATTACAAAACCACCTTCCTGGACCTTATGCTGCCGCGCCTGCTGGCCGGGCGCTCTCTCACCCGCGCCGAAGCCGCCCGCCTGGGCGAAGGCGGCTACTGCCTCGCCTGCCATACCTGCACCTGGCCCAAGTGCTGGTTCGGGAAGTAG
- a CDS encoding phenylacetate--CoA ligase family protein, protein MPYRFIPQLSLEEIRQKQTEGLRYTLRQAFKSPQYRSRLTACGLTPDAPLTLDDLPRLPTVDVDDLRAGYPLPLLCVPPEEVVRIHASSGTTGKRKILAYTAKDVDAFSLQIARCFELAGFTPQDRMQLAVGYGLWTAGAGFQAGSERLGMLTVPVGPGNLEMHLQLLQDLGATGFTATASMALLLAEEVERAGIRKNIRLRRMVCGSEAHSAKMRTAIVDKLGLEGCFDIAGMTEMYGPGTAIDCDAHEGLHYWADLFIIEVVDPATLKPVPDGEVGEMVVTSLCKEAAPLLRYRTHDLCRLLPKPCSCGLSMPMHDRILGRSDDMLIYRGVNIYPGQIMDVINRFPELGGEYQVELTRDERALDHMALTVERAQGQPGGNDAALAQALEARLHKALLARVSVAVTDYAGLPRTFSKSKRVIDKR, encoded by the coding sequence ATGCCGTACAGATTTATTCCCCAGTTGAGCCTTGAGGAAATCCGTCAGAAGCAGACCGAAGGTCTGCGCTACACCCTGCGGCAGGCTTTCAAAAGCCCGCAGTACCGCTCGCGGCTGACGGCCTGCGGCCTCACGCCCGACGCGCCCCTGACCCTGGATGACCTGCCGCGCCTGCCCACCGTGGACGTGGACGACCTGCGCGCGGGCTACCCTCTGCCCCTGCTCTGCGTGCCGCCGGAAGAAGTGGTGCGCATCCACGCCTCCAGCGGCACCACGGGCAAGCGTAAAATCCTGGCTTACACAGCCAAGGATGTGGATGCCTTCAGCCTGCAGATCGCCCGCTGTTTTGAGCTGGCGGGCTTTACGCCGCAGGACCGCATGCAGCTGGCCGTGGGCTACGGCCTGTGGACGGCGGGCGCGGGCTTCCAGGCGGGCAGCGAGCGCCTGGGCATGCTGACCGTGCCCGTGGGGCCCGGCAACCTGGAAATGCACCTCCAGCTCCTGCAGGATCTGGGCGCCACGGGCTTCACGGCCACGGCCTCCATGGCCCTGCTGCTGGCCGAAGAGGTGGAGCGCGCGGGCATCCGTAAAAACATCCGTCTGCGGCGCATGGTCTGCGGTTCCGAGGCGCACAGCGCCAAGATGCGCACGGCCATTGTGGACAAGCTGGGCCTGGAGGGCTGCTTTGACATCGCCGGCATGACCGAAATGTACGGCCCCGGCACGGCCATTGACTGCGACGCCCACGAGGGCCTGCACTACTGGGCGGACCTTTTTATCATCGAAGTGGTGGACCCCGCCACCCTCAAGCCCGTGCCCGATGGCGAGGTGGGCGAAATGGTGGTCACCAGCCTGTGCAAGGAGGCCGCCCCCCTGCTGCGCTACCGCACCCACGACCTCTGCCGCCTGCTGCCCAAGCCGTGTTCCTGCGGGCTTTCCATGCCCATGCACGACCGCATCCTAGGCCGCTCGGACGATATGCTCATCTACCGCGGGGTCAACATCTATCCCGGCCAGATCATGGACGTCATCAACCGCTTCCCCGAGCTGGGCGGCGAATATCAGGTGGAGCTGACCCGCGACGAGCGCGCCCTGGACCACATGGCCCTGACCGTGGAGCGCGCCCAGGGCCAGCCCGGCGGCAACGACGCGGCCCTGGCGCAGGCCCTGGAAGCCCGCCTGCACAAGGCGCTGCTGGCCAGGGTGAGCGTAGCCGTCACGGACTACGCCGGCCTGCCGCGCACCTTCAGCAAATCCAAGCGCGTCATCGACAAACGCTGA
- a CDS encoding VCBS domain-containing protein, with the protein MPHIALTRPAAGQHLEIPAQAQSRIVLEFAPDTATLFRQGDNLVFSFEDGGSVSLTDFYKVVTRETLPDFSVDGASIPGEEFFAALNDADLIPAAGPGANATGGGRYHDYAQNSLQDGTWHLGALDYRTAFGGEPSSDIWTYGNLDNNDNNEPELSTAGAVLHLALREAGEPGPGVSDPGVPSQSGSFHVSDADGDALSAVVRIAGQTVAINGTTTVAGQYGALVITPVGSGADVTYNFTYTLNNSPYGATDSLAQGQRVTDHIFIDVTDGRGHTITQPIDVHVTGTNDAPDIQQVDDFQLKEAGVFSGAYGTKDRDPDTLHSVENNQTQDAGQADPNGDLSGSQQRTYATGQIQALDPDQGDALTYGVTSVAVGGTAYTSVADNALADAGHAAYDKAIHTDYGTLYFSTATGQYRFDLDNSADGNVNKLAEGQRVDLVINPTVTDKLGVSDADANHLRPDQGGAAVDGTINIVIWGSNDQPTLELTSGNALTSTEDAVTSGPNSVSGTVAGADADNGDALSYAFALGGDAVTLDGASLESMLYVLKDGDGLKLSDVKGPDCYGTLQISGSGASAAYTFTLDDTADVVQKMDTGDAKSVDFTVAVADQYGAYSHETITLTIHGANDAPTFASVQNLVVKESGLYYAQADNKLHAAENSTETELTAGDPAPDQYKLIAEGTLAAADADAGDTLTYGIQTSDGGSHFAVNGEVTVYLKATGNVLTKGYSIVSEKPADGSFCGTLTLHADGTYTFTLEDGAKAVDALAEGTSAAIAFTPLVTDSKTFDASGQPSEAVHAVTEGSLTVTVKGSNEQPEISDKGWNNGNHTVTEDSGSYSITGSVSATDADTPGGDKISYGLTLKMEDGQNVVTTLYVKDDGSGNLVLSADQGDYNSCYGKISINSSSGAYTFTLYNNSELVQSLNESDGIKIITIPVVARDKAGAYDSTDITVQIKGADDAMAAANKDIMVANVTEDGTRFVSNADNNASPTAAPEASFTIQTTDATSVDDLQFGIMQGGVFTPIAVGGTLATAYGTLTITGITDNGDGSFTAIYGYTLDNANPDVNNLQAGAGLGDAITLAARDTRHDADEAPATQSLEVHIHGANDRPYFVDSAGNTVTEFTSEATLTEDNAKGMVSGTLTGVDADDSTGSLTYGLVDGGKVVQVMQGHYGILTLTKDGAYTYTLTDTAALQALRAGDTLTAQDYLNQEDFTVRVMDPHNAYTDGTLHIEITGAADAPNITVGPTTVREDDGVVVTPPVDPNDNPAVSGIFGLNATDHGDEANFIDKGTWSGSANGEYGSLAVNADGSYTYTLTANDTEAVQSLPAGQSVTDTFTVTVKGADGTSVSKEVTFTVTGTNDAPVIDVAQSTLNGAAKQNVFETSPGDWSDTTNPGVVFTGTVAGTDVDTGDTLTYAFLDSSGQQVSQLATQYGTIAVDPKTGQYTYYLNNEASIPAGAQDTVQVVAVDQHGAQSEAETITIDITANPGTGSGPDNRGLSSDSDLSAAVQEDNGQNWNPLMDTEGPSVTASGQLQAEDSNGDPAPATEFGVKGADGSQVQGLQGQYGYLSVNPATGQYVYTLDNDSDVIQTLNEGETLTENFTVMLNGKEQDKPVTVTITGTNDAPVITQADGFTLGEVAANGSINGLTHSGTVKATDVDAGDALTYSLRGDNDGDGVITTTHGAVTLNQDGSYTYTVTDNAHLTAGQELHDAFTVVVTDAHGATTTKEIPVTIKGANHGPEILTGAPTSGDVAEDGLTQWSNSLGVLFGDDEGQANLSYKVVAGDGNFSGAGILAQGAYGTLYIDPVSGKYVYELNNNDPAVQGLKEGQSATDTFHIQATDAHGQSVSTPITVTVAGTNDAPELTVNKALIVREGQGNQTDSGSLTAYDKDGDVLTLTVSHGGNSEIVTQGDSGEATVAGLYGTLTLNADGTYSYALTSDALGAGETATETFTVTASDGRADSPPREITVNLVGANDAPVAHDPTSTLALNGLIPGEVASIAVAKAELGTDPDQTDNAALTYQFSSSNGQYGSLHYDAAAGEYVYTLDTSAAGLLKLAQAHAAGADLTETFSYAVSDAHGASATGAYTVQLDAALPATPDVSDGQDHLLFGGTGDDIISGGAGNDIISGGAGNDSLTGGAGDDSLLGGAGDDALHGGEGHDLLYGGDGDDLIYGDAGNDSLYGDAGNDTLYGGDGHDYLDGGAGADALHGGAGNDILRYDPADTLADGGEGIDFLVGKTASGDLDSLLASGAVKNIDALLTDHGGTAADDTLSLTSLAALQDKGITVQDIEGKATIVLDSNWQAVEGDAHTFVNTAADLQLNVAQTATVSDDTVSHAIHIITSDSGG; encoded by the coding sequence GTGCCCCATATCGCCCTTACCCGTCCCGCTGCCGGGCAGCATCTGGAAATCCCCGCCCAGGCCCAGAGCCGCATTGTTCTGGAGTTCGCCCCGGATACGGCCACCCTGTTTCGCCAGGGGGATAATCTTGTATTCAGTTTTGAGGATGGCGGCAGCGTCAGCCTTACCGATTTTTACAAAGTGGTCACCAGGGAGACCCTGCCGGACTTCAGCGTGGACGGCGCGTCCATCCCCGGCGAGGAGTTCTTTGCCGCGCTCAACGACGCAGACCTCATCCCCGCCGCCGGGCCCGGCGCCAACGCCACGGGCGGCGGCCGCTACCACGATTATGCCCAAAACTCCCTGCAGGACGGCACCTGGCACCTGGGCGCGCTGGACTATCGCACGGCCTTCGGCGGCGAGCCTTCCTCGGATATCTGGACCTACGGCAACCTCGACAACAACGACAACAACGAGCCCGAGCTGAGTACGGCGGGCGCGGTGCTGCACCTGGCCCTGCGCGAGGCGGGCGAACCCGGCCCCGGCGTCAGCGACCCCGGCGTGCCCAGCCAGAGCGGCAGCTTCCACGTCAGCGACGCGGACGGCGACGCCCTGAGCGCCGTGGTGCGCATTGCCGGCCAGACCGTGGCCATCAACGGCACGACCACGGTGGCGGGGCAGTACGGCGCCCTGGTCATCACCCCTGTGGGCAGCGGCGCGGACGTCACCTACAACTTCACTTACACCTTGAACAACAGCCCCTACGGCGCAACGGATTCCCTGGCCCAGGGCCAGCGCGTCACGGACCACATCTTCATCGACGTGACCGACGGCCGGGGGCACACCATCACCCAGCCCATTGACGTGCACGTCACCGGCACCAACGACGCCCCGGACATCCAGCAGGTGGACGACTTCCAGCTCAAGGAAGCGGGCGTGTTTTCCGGCGCATACGGAACCAAGGACCGCGACCCCGACACCCTGCACAGCGTTGAAAACAACCAGACGCAGGATGCGGGCCAGGCCGACCCCAACGGCGATTTGAGCGGCAGCCAGCAGCGCACTTACGCCACCGGGCAGATCCAGGCGCTGGACCCGGACCAGGGCGACGCGCTTACCTACGGCGTCACATCCGTGGCGGTCGGCGGCACGGCCTACACTTCCGTAGCGGACAACGCTCTTGCGGACGCGGGCCACGCCGCCTATGACAAAGCCATCCACACGGATTACGGCACGCTCTACTTCAGCACCGCCACGGGCCAGTACCGCTTTGACCTGGACAACAGCGCCGACGGCAACGTGAACAAGCTGGCCGAAGGCCAGCGCGTGGATCTGGTCATCAATCCCACCGTCACGGACAAACTGGGCGTGAGCGACGCGGACGCCAACCACCTGCGCCCGGACCAGGGCGGCGCGGCCGTGGACGGCACTATCAATATCGTCATCTGGGGCAGCAACGACCAGCCCACGCTGGAGCTCACAAGCGGCAACGCCCTGACCAGCACCGAGGACGCCGTAACCAGCGGCCCCAACAGCGTTTCCGGCACGGTGGCGGGCGCGGATGCGGACAACGGCGATGCGCTTTCCTACGCCTTTGCCCTGGGCGGCGATGCCGTTACCCTGGACGGGGCCAGCCTGGAAAGCATGCTCTATGTGCTCAAGGACGGCGACGGCCTCAAACTCTCGGACGTCAAAGGGCCGGATTGCTATGGCACGCTGCAGATCAGCGGCTCCGGCGCGTCCGCCGCCTATACGTTTACTCTGGACGATACGGCGGATGTGGTCCAGAAGATGGATACGGGCGACGCAAAAAGCGTGGACTTCACCGTGGCCGTGGCAGACCAATACGGGGCCTACAGCCACGAGACCATCACACTGACCATCCACGGGGCCAACGACGCGCCCACCTTTGCGAGCGTCCAGAACCTGGTGGTCAAGGAAAGCGGCCTCTACTACGCCCAGGCCGACAACAAGCTGCACGCGGCGGAAAACAGCACGGAGACAGAACTTACCGCCGGCGACCCCGCCCCCGACCAGTACAAACTTATAGCCGAAGGAACGCTTGCGGCTGCGGACGCGGACGCGGGTGATACCCTCACCTACGGCATCCAGACCTCGGACGGGGGCAGCCACTTTGCCGTCAATGGCGAGGTGACCGTCTACCTCAAGGCCACAGGCAACGTGCTTACCAAGGGCTACAGCATTGTGAGCGAAAAGCCCGCTGACGGCAGCTTCTGCGGCACGCTCACCCTGCACGCGGACGGCACCTACACCTTCACTCTGGAGGACGGGGCCAAGGCGGTGGACGCCCTGGCGGAAGGAACAAGCGCCGCCATCGCCTTCACCCCTCTGGTTACGGACAGCAAAACCTTTGACGCCAGCGGGCAGCCCTCGGAAGCCGTCCACGCCGTCACAGAAGGCAGCCTCACCGTGACGGTCAAAGGCAGCAACGAGCAGCCGGAAATTTCAGACAAAGGCTGGAACAACGGTAACCATACCGTCACTGAAGACAGCGGCTCCTACAGCATCACCGGCTCCGTGAGCGCCACGGATGCGGATACCCCCGGCGGCGACAAAATTTCTTATGGCCTGACGCTCAAGATGGAAGACGGCCAAAACGTTGTTACAACCCTGTATGTCAAAGACGATGGTTCGGGCAATCTGGTGCTCAGCGCAGATCAGGGGGATTACAACTCCTGCTACGGCAAAATCAGCATCAACAGCAGCTCTGGCGCGTACACCTTTACCCTGTATAACAATTCAGAGCTGGTGCAATCTCTGAACGAAAGTGACGGCATAAAAATCATCACCATCCCCGTTGTAGCGAGAGACAAGGCAGGAGCCTACGACAGCACAGACATTACCGTGCAGATTAAGGGCGCGGACGACGCCATGGCGGCCGCCAACAAGGATATTATGGTGGCAAATGTGACGGAAGACGGCACAAGGTTCGTCAGCAATGCGGACAATAACGCCTCCCCCACCGCCGCCCCGGAAGCCTCCTTTACCATCCAGACCACGGACGCCACCAGTGTGGACGACCTGCAGTTCGGCATCATGCAGGGCGGCGTCTTCACGCCCATCGCCGTAGGCGGCACGCTGGCCACGGCCTACGGCACGCTGACCATTACCGGCATTACGGACAACGGCGACGGCTCCTTCACCGCCATCTACGGCTATACATTGGATAACGCCAATCCGGACGTCAACAACCTGCAGGCCGGAGCAGGCCTGGGGGACGCCATCACCCTGGCCGCGCGCGACACGCGCCACGACGCCGACGAGGCCCCCGCCACCCAATCCCTGGAGGTCCACATCCACGGGGCCAACGACCGCCCGTATTTTGTGGACAGCGCGGGCAATACGGTCACGGAATTCACCAGCGAAGCCACCCTTACGGAGGACAACGCCAAGGGTATGGTCAGCGGCACGCTTACCGGCGTGGACGCGGACGACTCCACGGGCAGCCTGACCTACGGCCTGGTGGACGGCGGCAAGGTGGTGCAGGTCATGCAGGGGCACTACGGTATCCTGACCCTGACCAAGGACGGCGCTTACACCTATACCCTCACTGACACGGCGGCCCTGCAGGCCCTGCGTGCGGGCGACACCCTGACGGCACAGGACTATCTGAACCAGGAAGACTTCACCGTCCGCGTCATGGACCCGCACAACGCCTACACTGACGGCACGCTGCACATTGAGATCACAGGCGCGGCGGACGCCCCCAACATCACCGTGGGCCCGACCACCGTGCGGGAAGACGACGGAGTAGTGGTCACGCCGCCGGTGGATCCCAATGATAACCCCGCCGTTTCGGGCATCTTCGGCCTGAACGCCACGGACCACGGCGATGAAGCAAACTTTATTGACAAGGGGACATGGTCCGGCAGCGCCAACGGCGAGTACGGCTCCCTGGCGGTCAATGCCGACGGCAGCTATACCTACACCCTCACGGCCAACGACACGGAGGCCGTCCAGTCCCTGCCCGCAGGGCAGAGCGTGACCGACACCTTTACCGTCACGGTGAAGGGCGCGGACGGCACAAGCGTGAGCAAAGAAGTTACCTTTACCGTCACCGGAACCAACGACGCCCCGGTCATTGACGTGGCCCAGAGCACCTTGAACGGCGCGGCAAAGCAGAATGTCTTTGAGACCAGCCCCGGCGATTGGTCGGATACGACCAACCCCGGCGTGGTCTTTACCGGAACCGTGGCGGGCACGGACGTGGATACGGGCGATACCCTTACCTACGCCTTTCTGGACAGCAGCGGCCAACAGGTCAGCCAGCTTGCCACCCAGTACGGCACCATTGCCGTAGACCCCAAGACCGGGCAATACACCTACTACCTCAACAACGAAGCCTCCATTCCCGCCGGTGCACAGGACACGGTGCAGGTGGTGGCCGTGGACCAGCACGGCGCACAGTCCGAGGCCGAAACCATCACCATCGACATCACGGCCAACCCTGGCACGGGCAGCGGCCCGGACAACAGGGGGCTTTCCAGCGACAGCGATCTGTCTGCTGCAGTGCAGGAAGACAACGGGCAGAACTGGAACCCCCTCATGGATACCGAAGGGCCCTCGGTCACGGCTTCGGGCCAGCTGCAGGCCGAAGACAGCAACGGCGATCCGGCCCCTGCCACGGAATTCGGCGTCAAGGGGGCTGACGGCAGCCAGGTGCAGGGCCTGCAGGGCCAGTACGGCTATCTTTCCGTCAACCCGGCCACGGGCCAGTACGTCTATACCCTGGACAATGACAGCGACGTCATCCAGACCCTCAACGAGGGCGAAACCCTCACTGAGAATTTTACGGTCATGCTCAACGGCAAGGAGCAGGACAAGCCCGTCACCGTCACCATTACCGGCACCAACGATGCGCCGGTCATCACCCAGGCCGACGGCTTCACCCTTGGGGAGGTGGCGGCCAACGGCAGCATCAACGGGCTCACGCACAGCGGGACAGTGAAGGCCACGGACGTGGACGCGGGCGACGCCCTGACCTACAGCCTGCGTGGCGACAACGATGGTGATGGCGTCATCACCACTACCCACGGCGCCGTTACCCTCAACCAGGACGGCAGCTATACCTATACGGTCACGGATAACGCCCACCTTACCGCAGGGCAGGAACTGCACGACGCCTTCACCGTGGTGGTGACGGACGCGCACGGCGCAACCACCACAAAAGAAATCCCTGTCACCATCAAGGGCGCCAACCACGGGCCGGAAATCCTCACCGGCGCGCCCACCAGCGGGGACGTGGCCGAAGACGGCCTTACCCAATGGTCCAACAGCCTTGGCGTGCTGTTCGGCGACGACGAGGGCCAGGCCAACCTCAGCTACAAGGTCGTGGCGGGCGACGGCAACTTCAGCGGTGCGGGCATTCTCGCTCAGGGCGCATACGGCACGCTCTACATCGACCCTGTCAGCGGCAAGTATGTCTATGAGCTCAACAACAATGACCCGGCAGTGCAGGGGCTGAAAGAAGGCCAATCCGCCACGGATACCTTCCACATCCAGGCCACGGACGCCCACGGGCAGAGCGTCAGCACGCCCATCACCGTTACCGTCGCCGGAACCAACGACGCGCCGGAGCTTACCGTCAACAAAGCGCTTATCGTGCGGGAAGGACAGGGGAACCAGACCGACAGCGGCAGCCTCACGGCTTACGACAAGGACGGCGACGTTCTTACCCTGACCGTGAGCCACGGCGGCAACAGCGAGATAGTAACGCAGGGCGACAGCGGCGAGGCAACGGTGGCGGGCCTGTACGGCACGCTGACCCTCAATGCGGATGGCACCTACAGTTACGCGCTGACCAGCGACGCCCTGGGCGCGGGCGAGACCGCCACGGAAACCTTTACGGTCACGGCCAGCGACGGCCGTGCGGACTCGCCCCCGCGGGAGATCACCGTCAACCTGGTGGGGGCCAACGACGCCCCCGTGGCCCACGACCCCACCAGCACCCTGGCCCTCAACGGTCTTATCCCCGGCGAAGTGGCCTCCATCGCCGTTGCCAAGGCGGAGCTGGGCACGGACCCGGACCAGACCGACAACGCCGCGCTGACCTACCAGTTCAGCAGCTCCAACGGCCAGTACGGCAGCCTCCATTATGACGCCGCTGCCGGCGAGTACGTCTACACCCTGGACACCAGCGCCGCGGGGCTCCTCAAACTGGCCCAGGCCCACGCCGCGGGCGCGGACCTGACGGAAACGTTCAGCTATGCCGTCAGCGACGCGCACGGGGCCAGCGCCACCGGCGCCTACACGGTGCAGCTGGATGCGGCCCTGCCCGCTACGCCGGACGTGAGCGACGGCCAGGACCACCTGCTCTTCGGCGGCACGGGCGACGACATCATCTCCGGCGGCGCGGGCAACGACATCATCTCCGGCGGCGCGGGCAACGACAGCCTGACCGGCGGGGCGGGCGACGATAGCCTCCTGGGCGGGGCGGGCGACGATGCGCTGCACGGCGGGGAGGGCCATGACCTCCTCTATGGCGGTGACGGCGACGACCTCATCTACGGCGATGCCGGCAACGACAGCCTGTACGGCGATGCGGGCAACGATACCCTGTACGGCGGCGACGGCCACGACTACCTGGACGGCGGCGCGGGCGCGGACGCGCTCCACGGCGGGGCGGGCAACGATATCCTGCGCTACGATCCGGCCGATACGCTGGCGGACGGCGGAGAGGGCATCGACTTCCTGGTGGGCAAAACCGCTTCGGGCGATCTGGACAGCCTACTGGCCTCCGGCGCCGTCAAGAACATAGACGCCCTGCTCACCGACCACGGCGGCACCGCCGCGGATGACACCCTCAGCCTCACCAGTCTGGCAGCGCTGCAGGATAAGGGCATCACCGTGCAGGATATAGAGGGCAAGGCGACAATAGTTCTTGACAGCAACTGGCAGGCCGTGGAAGGTGATGCCCATACCTTTGTCAATACCGCCGCCGATCTGCAGCTCAATGTGGCGCAGACCGCCACGGTCAGCGACGATACGGTGAGCCACGCCATCCACATCATCACGTCGGATTCCGGCGGATAG